The following are encoded in a window of Gramella sp. MT6 genomic DNA:
- the rpsI gene encoding 30S ribosomal protein S9 encodes MEVIHKIGRRKTAVARVYVSEGKGNITVNKKDLKDYFTTGTLLYKVNQPLMLTENEGNFDVKINVYGGGITGQAEAIRLALSRAMMALDEENHGVLKPEGLLTRDPRMVERKKFGQKKARKKFQFSKR; translated from the coding sequence ATGGAGGTAATTCACAAAATTGGCCGTAGAAAAACAGCTGTGGCCCGTGTATATGTTTCAGAAGGAAAAGGAAACATTACCGTAAACAAGAAAGACCTTAAAGATTACTTCACAACTGGTACACTTTTATATAAAGTTAACCAGCCATTGATGCTAACCGAAAACGAAGGAAACTTCGACGTTAAAATTAACGTATACGGTGGTGGTATCACTGGACAGGCTGAAGCGATCCGTCTTGCATTATCCAGAGCTATGATGGCGCTTGACGAAGAAAACCATGGCGTTCTTAAGCCAGAAGGTCTTCTTACTAGAGATCCACGTATGGTAGAACGTAAGAAATTCGGTCAGAAGAAAGCCCGTAAGAAATTCCAGTTCTCTAAACGTTAA
- a CDS encoding DUF3124 domain-containing protein, with the protein MKKGILIFLIAALITSCENEKTISSYDPVDWEARGVKKSVTDSLKKGQSYLSVYSEIYSQTEHRTHNLTSTISMRNVDMKDTIYIDKAEYFNTQGEPIRIYFDHPIYIAPMETVEIVVDETDIEGGTGANFIFEWSIKESSPEPLFEGVMISTSGQQGLSFTSRGVRIK; encoded by the coding sequence ATGAAAAAGGGAATTCTAATATTTCTTATTGCCGCGCTAATTACCTCTTGTGAAAATGAGAAAACGATAAGCTCGTACGATCCGGTAGACTGGGAAGCACGAGGAGTAAAAAAGTCTGTGACCGATTCCCTTAAAAAAGGCCAGTCGTACCTTTCTGTTTATTCAGAAATATATAGCCAGACAGAACACAGAACTCATAATCTAACCTCCACGATTAGCATGAGAAATGTGGATATGAAAGACACTATTTATATCGACAAGGCGGAATATTTTAATACCCAGGGTGAACCAATAAGGATCTATTTTGATCATCCTATTTATATCGCCCCTATGGAAACAGTAGAGATCGTTGTTGATGAAACTGATATTGAGGGAGGAACCGGCGCAAACTTTATTTTTGAATGGTCCATTAAGGAATCCTCTCCCGAACCGCTTTTTGAAGGAGTGATGATCTCAACTTCAGGACAGCAAGGGCTTTCTTTTACCAGTAGAGGAGTCCGAATCAAATAA
- a CDS encoding lipocalin family protein translates to MTIVFLLLMSLLTSCNKTELPIQEAESFQSINANIQPRRLFGNWQLSEMLADIPVDLNGDGTGNTNLLLETDCFDDMRIEFFQDGTFFTENAQMDFAAGASDNEFECLNGRDDIGTWEINRNELILTILIDGVLYTDTKIIKLRGNRFSFEVTEEESDIYVNDPGNTLVSDVQILELEYSRGN, encoded by the coding sequence ATGACAATTGTTTTCCTTCTTTTAATGAGTCTCCTTACCTCCTGCAATAAAACTGAACTTCCAATTCAAGAAGCTGAATCATTCCAATCTATAAACGCTAATATTCAACCTAGAAGACTCTTTGGTAACTGGCAGCTTTCTGAAATGCTGGCAGATATTCCGGTAGATCTAAATGGGGATGGAACGGGTAATACAAACCTGCTCCTTGAAACCGATTGTTTCGATGATATGCGGATAGAATTTTTCCAGGATGGAACATTCTTTACTGAAAATGCACAAATGGATTTTGCAGCGGGTGCCAGTGATAATGAATTCGAATGTTTGAACGGGAGGGATGATATTGGAACATGGGAAATAAACCGAAATGAACTTATCTTAACTATTCTTATTGACGGTGTGCTTTATACCGACACCAAAATAATTAAACTTAGAGGGAATAGATTTTCTTTTGAAGTAACCGAAGAAGAGTCAGATATTTATGTGAACGACCCAGGAAATACCCTTGTTTCTGATGTCCAGATCCTTGAGCTGGAATACAGTAGAGGCAATTAA
- the rplM gene encoding 50S ribosomal protein L13, producing MDTLSYKTVSANKATRTKEWVVVDADGQNLGRLASKVAYLLRGKHKPNFTPHVDCGDNVIVLNAQGINLTGKKWDAKEYIRHTGFPGGQKSLTAAELFEKGPERLVEKAIKGMLPKNKLGADLFRNLKVYVGSEHDHEAQKPKTINLNEIK from the coding sequence GTGGACACATTAAGTTACAAAACAGTATCGGCTAACAAAGCCACCAGAACCAAAGAATGGGTTGTGGTAGATGCTGACGGACAAAATTTAGGTCGTCTTGCTTCAAAAGTAGCATACCTACTTAGAGGAAAGCACAAGCCTAACTTCACCCCACATGTTGATTGCGGAGACAATGTTATTGTATTGAATGCGCAGGGAATCAACTTAACAGGAAAGAAATGGGACGCGAAAGAATACATCCGTCACACAGGCTTCCCGGGTGGACAGAAAAGTCTAACAGCTGCCGAATTATTCGAAAAAGGTCCTGAGAGACTTGTCGAAAAGGCAATTAAAGGAATGCTTCCTAAGAACAAACTTGGAGCAGACCTATTCAGAAATTTAAAGGTTTATGTAGGATCTGAACACGATCACGAAGCTCAAAAACCTAAAACTATTAACTTAAACGAGATTAAGTAA
- a CDS encoding DUF5004 domain-containing protein produces the protein MNIKTLAGFCMFSFSIISCSKEEVSINSQLKVSDATVVTRNDMLGNWDLSGMVSDTAVDLNDDETYSKNLLDETDCFNTMSITFNDDGTFISNNAQMTFEAGTSKNQFSCLSDRMDNGNWEVRNDSLILTLDINSSTYTHKKHINLETNKFSFDVTKIESNQYVSDPGNTQASPIRILELEYTKS, from the coding sequence TTGAATATCAAAACGTTAGCTGGTTTTTGCATGTTTTCCTTTTCAATAATTAGTTGTAGTAAAGAAGAGGTTTCAATAAATTCACAGCTGAAAGTTAGCGACGCTACAGTGGTGACCAGGAACGATATGCTGGGAAACTGGGATTTATCAGGGATGGTATCTGATACTGCGGTAGACCTTAATGACGATGAAACTTATAGTAAGAATCTTTTGGATGAGACCGATTGTTTTAACACTATGAGTATAACATTTAATGATGATGGTACGTTTATTAGTAATAATGCTCAAATGACTTTTGAAGCGGGAACTTCAAAAAATCAGTTTTCATGTTTGTCTGATAGAATGGACAATGGAAATTGGGAAGTAAGGAACGACAGTCTGATTTTGACCTTAGATATTAATTCTTCTACTTATACCCATAAGAAGCATATAAATCTCGAGACCAATAAATTTTCGTTTGATGTTACGAAAATCGAATCGAATCAATATGTGAGCGATCCTGGAAATACTCAGGCGTCACCAATAAGAATTTTAGAACTTGAGTATACTAAATCTTAG